The proteins below come from a single Sphingomicrobium sediminis genomic window:
- a CDS encoding TIGR02466 family protein encodes MTTRLLFASPLYQQRLDDSDMLDELARSIRYLAEADGAGQQWCEEKDYYGYTSYASLDDLPQRDPVFADLAKWLTKQARAFAKELAWDHKPKLDSIWVNLMHPGAHHAAHIHPHSVLSGTLYVDVPDGAGTIRFEDPRLPMMMAAPLREGDVSEHLRTHVDIAPERGTLLLWESFLRHEVRPHHGEEDRLSVSFNFA; translated from the coding sequence AGCAGCGCCTCGACGATTCCGACATGCTCGACGAGCTGGCCCGATCGATCCGTTACCTGGCCGAAGCCGATGGCGCCGGACAGCAATGGTGCGAGGAGAAGGACTATTACGGCTATACAAGCTACGCCTCGCTCGACGATCTGCCGCAACGCGATCCGGTCTTTGCCGATCTCGCCAAATGGCTGACCAAGCAGGCGCGCGCGTTCGCCAAGGAATTGGCCTGGGACCACAAGCCCAAATTGGACAGCATCTGGGTCAACCTCATGCATCCGGGCGCCCATCACGCCGCGCACATCCATCCGCATAGCGTGCTTTCGGGCACGCTCTATGTCGACGTCCCCGACGGCGCGGGCACGATCCGCTTCGAGGATCCGCGCCTGCCGATGATGATGGCCGCGCCGCTACGCGAAGGCGACGTCTCGGAGCATTTGCGCACCCATGTCGACATCGCGCCAGAACGCGGCACCCTGCTCCTTTGGGAAAGCTTCCTGCGCCACGAAGTCCGCCCGCATCACGGCGAAGAAGACCGACTAAGCGTCAGCTTCAACTTCGCCTGA
- a CDS encoding CPBP family intramembrane glutamic endopeptidase, translating into MSETTEIKSPFPEGTSAGKALAMLVLPQGVLVALAFFAERVTGVDPLERFSFEQQAALIGIVAAITIILLVYANRFLMPKLWAELDRQAHAIFGAAPFKLTWPIVLLLSAVAGIAEEIVFRGALQGWLDTLMPLWLAIILQAVIFAALHPVSRAYMAYVLLIGIVLGALYAWSGNLLAPMIAHFAYDVWALRRLYRQPVPASGEVEADA; encoded by the coding sequence GTGAGCGAAACCACCGAGATCAAATCGCCTTTTCCCGAAGGAACGAGCGCGGGCAAGGCGCTGGCGATGCTGGTCCTGCCGCAAGGCGTGCTGGTGGCGCTGGCATTCTTTGCCGAGCGAGTGACCGGCGTCGATCCGCTCGAGCGCTTCTCGTTCGAACAGCAGGCGGCCCTTATCGGGATCGTCGCGGCCATCACGATCATCCTGCTCGTCTATGCCAATCGCTTCCTGATGCCCAAGCTGTGGGCCGAATTGGACCGCCAGGCCCACGCCATTTTCGGCGCCGCGCCGTTCAAGCTGACATGGCCGATCGTCCTCCTCCTGAGCGCAGTTGCCGGGATTGCCGAGGAAATCGTCTTTCGCGGGGCGCTGCAGGGTTGGCTGGACACGCTCATGCCGCTCTGGCTGGCCATCATCCTGCAGGCCGTCATCTTCGCAGCGCTCCACCCGGTCAGCCGCGCCTACATGGCCTATGTCCTGCTGATCGGCATCGTGCTCGGCGCGCTATATGCGTGGAGCGGCAATTTGCTGGCACCGATGATCGCCCATTTCGCCTATGACGTCTGGGCACTCAGACGGCTCTATCGCCAGCCTGTGCCGGCCTCAGGCGAAGTTGAAGCTGACGCTTAG
- the ychF gene encoding redox-regulated ATPase YchF, translating into MGFKCGIVGLPNVGKSTLFNALTETQAAQAANYPFCTIEPNVGQVSVPDSRLDKIAEIAKSAKVIPTQLAFVDIAGLVKGASKGEGLGNQFLANIREVDAIVHVLRCFEDDDIQHVSNHVDPIADAEVVETELLLADLESLEKRVPNAQKRATGGDKDAKIMASVLGKALDLLRDGKPARLTDINDEEEAKHFAQAQLLTAKPVLYVCNVNEDDAATGNDYSARVFEKAEAEGAEAVIVSAAIEADMVGMDMEERLEFLKEMGLEETGLNRIIRAGYDLLNLHTFFTAGPKEARAWTVAKGAKAPQAAGEIHTDFERGFIRAETIGYDDYVTLGGEAAARDAGKLRQEGKEYVVTDGDVMLFKFNV; encoded by the coding sequence ATGGGTTTCAAATGCGGCATCGTCGGACTGCCCAATGTCGGCAAGTCCACCCTTTTCAACGCACTGACCGAGACGCAGGCGGCGCAGGCGGCCAACTATCCCTTCTGCACCATCGAGCCCAATGTCGGGCAGGTGTCGGTGCCCGATAGCCGCCTCGACAAGATTGCCGAGATCGCCAAGTCGGCCAAGGTCATCCCGACCCAGCTCGCCTTCGTCGACATTGCCGGCCTGGTGAAGGGCGCGTCCAAGGGCGAAGGCCTTGGCAACCAGTTCCTCGCCAACATCCGCGAGGTGGACGCTATCGTCCACGTTCTGCGCTGTTTCGAAGATGATGATATCCAGCACGTCTCCAACCATGTCGACCCGATCGCCGATGCCGAAGTGGTCGAAACCGAATTGCTGCTCGCCGACCTCGAAAGCCTAGAGAAGCGCGTGCCCAATGCACAGAAACGCGCCACGGGCGGCGACAAGGACGCCAAGATCATGGCCAGCGTGCTCGGCAAGGCCCTCGACCTGCTGCGCGACGGCAAGCCCGCGCGCCTCACCGACATCAATGACGAGGAAGAGGCCAAGCATTTTGCGCAGGCGCAGCTCTTGACCGCCAAGCCCGTCCTATATGTCTGCAACGTCAACGAGGACGATGCTGCGACCGGCAACGACTATTCGGCGCGTGTGTTCGAAAAGGCCGAGGCTGAAGGCGCCGAAGCTGTCATCGTATCCGCCGCGATCGAGGCCGACATGGTCGGCATGGATATGGAGGAGCGGCTGGAATTCCTGAAGGAAATGGGCCTCGAGGAAACCGGCCTCAACCGCATCATTCGCGCCGGTTACGACCTTCTCAACCTGCACACCTTCTTCACCGCGGGCCCCAAGGAAGCGCGGGCCTGGACCGTCGCCAAAGGCGCCAAGGCGCCGCAGGCGGCCGGCGAGATCCACACCGACTTCGAGCGCGGCTTCATCCGTGCGGAGACGATCGGCTATGATGACTATGTCACGCTTGGCGGCGAAGCGGCCGCACGCGATGCCGGCAAGCTGCGCCAGGAAGGCAAGGAATATGTCGTCACCGACGGCGACGTGATGCTCTTCAAGTTCAACGTCTAG
- a CDS encoding MaoC family dehydratase, producing the protein MLFLDDIEVGQVNEFGSVTTDRDEMIAFATRYDPQPFHLSDEAAAQTYFGKLAASGWHTAAMTMRVMVDWFMAHQAAGLGSPGVDNLRFLKPVYAGDKLTVTGEILSKRYSKSKPGMGSFRSRTDVHNQDGVLVMSFESEMLMLRRPSAD; encoded by the coding sequence GTGCTCTTTCTCGACGATATCGAGGTCGGACAGGTCAACGAGTTCGGCTCGGTCACGACCGATCGCGATGAAATGATCGCCTTCGCGACGCGCTACGACCCGCAGCCCTTTCACCTATCGGACGAGGCGGCTGCACAGACCTATTTCGGCAAGCTTGCGGCTTCGGGCTGGCACACGGCGGCCATGACCATGCGCGTCATGGTCGACTGGTTCATGGCGCATCAGGCGGCGGGCCTCGGATCGCCGGGCGTCGACAATCTGCGCTTCCTCAAGCCCGTTTACGCTGGCGACAAACTGACCGTGACAGGAGAGATCCTGTCGAAACGCTACTCCAAGTCCAAACCCGGCATGGGCAGCTTCCGCTCGCGCACCGATGTCCACAACCAGGATGGGGTTCTGGTGATGAGCTTCGAGAGCGAAATGCTGATGCTGAGGCGGCCGAGCGCCGACTAA
- a CDS encoding cytochrome c1, whose amino-acid sequence MGELIKFLGVRFFGAMIGLVFILVLAIAMITDLTSYFSDPPEKGAEYALHKEPLDISFASDGVFGRYDNAQLQRGFQVYTEVCSSCHGMEYVAFRNLEDIGYTADQVKVIASRWQVPAINEQTGEATLRDAVPTDRIPSPYANEVAGRAANNNAYPPDLSLIAKNREGGAQYLYSLLVGYQDPYIGYDEDPAELEAKYPGVAPGPGLYHNPYFPNLNLAMPSPISVDGLITYTDETVEPTKEQMAEDVTAFLIWAAEPKADTRKNAGLAVLIFLAFATVLAYLSYRQIWADAKRKVAPKGPLDPEHMAEREEAKDEAAEHGRGVKG is encoded by the coding sequence ATGGGTGAACTCATCAAATTCCTGGGTGTCCGCTTCTTCGGCGCGATGATCGGCCTGGTCTTCATCCTGGTCCTGGCCATCGCCATGATCACGGACCTGACCAGCTACTTCAGTGATCCGCCCGAAAAGGGTGCGGAATATGCGCTCCACAAGGAGCCGCTGGACATCAGCTTCGCCTCGGACGGCGTCTTCGGCCGCTATGACAATGCGCAGCTGCAGCGCGGCTTCCAGGTCTACACCGAAGTCTGCTCGAGCTGTCACGGCATGGAATATGTCGCATTCCGCAACCTCGAGGATATCGGCTACACCGCCGATCAGGTGAAGGTTATCGCGTCGCGTTGGCAGGTGCCGGCGATCAACGAGCAAACCGGCGAAGCGACGCTACGCGACGCAGTGCCGACCGATCGTATCCCGAGCCCTTATGCGAATGAAGTTGCCGGTCGCGCCGCCAACAACAACGCCTATCCGCCCGACCTCAGCCTAATCGCGAAGAACCGCGAAGGTGGTGCGCAGTATCTCTACTCGCTGCTGGTCGGCTATCAGGATCCCTACATCGGTTACGATGAAGATCCCGCCGAGCTCGAAGCCAAGTATCCGGGTGTCGCGCCGGGGCCGGGTCTGTATCACAACCCGTATTTCCCCAACCTCAACCTGGCGATGCCGTCGCCCATCTCGGTCGATGGTCTTATCACCTATACCGACGAGACGGTCGAGCCGACCAAGGAGCAGATGGCCGAGGACGTCACTGCCTTCCTGATCTGGGCGGCCGAGCCCAAGGCGGACACGCGCAAGAATGCGGGCCTCGCGGTCCTCATCTTCCTCGCCTTCGCCACCGTGCTTGCTTATCTGAGCTATCGCCAGATCTGGGCGGACGCTAAGCGCAAGGTCGCGCCGAAGGGTCCGCTGGATCCCGAGCATATGGCCGAGCGTGAAGAGGCCAAGGACGAAGCGGCTGAACATGGCCGCGGGGTGAAGGGCTAA
- a CDS encoding cytochrome b: MSFAWAKPYEPKTQLGHWIDQRLPLPRMIYGAVGGGYPVPRNLNYAWNFGVLAGVFLMIQIVTGIVLAMWYNSGIETAFASTEHIMRDVNAGWFLRYAHANGASFFFIVVYIHIFRGLFYGSYKAPRELVWMLGLVVYLLMMATAFMGYVLPWGQMSYWGAQVITGFFSAFPVVGEPLRVWLLGGYAPDQAALTRFFSLHYLMPFVIAGVVILKTWALHIPGSSNPTGVDVKTEKDTLPFHPFYTAKDGWFVLAFLMVYVAVTFFLPNALGHPDNYIEANPLATPAHIVPEWYFWPFYAILRAFTVDFILPAKLWGVLAMFASILLLFFLPWLDRSPVRSGHYRPLFKVFFMIFIADIILLGICGVMPAEQPWVFLSQIGTLYYFAHFLIILPLISKLEKPLPLPDSISKSVLHGEEAESAPYGLAKA, encoded by the coding sequence ATGAGTTTCGCCTGGGCAAAGCCTTACGAACCCAAGACGCAGCTGGGCCACTGGATCGACCAGCGCCTGCCGCTGCCGCGCATGATCTATGGTGCCGTCGGTGGCGGTTATCCCGTCCCGCGCAACCTCAACTATGCATGGAACTTCGGCGTCCTCGCCGGTGTCTTCCTGATGATCCAGATCGTCACCGGCATCGTGCTGGCGATGTGGTACAATTCGGGCATCGAGACGGCCTTCGCCTCGACCGAGCACATCATGCGCGACGTCAATGCGGGCTGGTTCCTCCGCTACGCCCACGCCAATGGCGCGAGCTTCTTCTTCATCGTGGTCTATATCCACATCTTCCGCGGGCTCTTTTACGGTTCCTACAAGGCGCCGCGCGAACTCGTCTGGATGCTCGGCCTCGTCGTCTACCTCCTCATGATGGCCACCGCCTTCATGGGCTACGTGCTTCCCTGGGGGCAGATGAGCTATTGGGGGGCGCAGGTTATCACCGGCTTCTTCTCGGCCTTCCCGGTCGTAGGCGAGCCGCTGCGTGTCTGGCTGCTGGGCGGCTATGCGCCCGACCAGGCTGCGCTGACCCGCTTCTTCTCGCTTCACTATCTGATGCCGTTCGTTATCGCCGGCGTGGTCATCCTGAAGACCTGGGCGTTGCACATTCCGGGTTCGTCGAACCCGACTGGCGTCGATGTGAAGACCGAAAAGGACACGCTGCCGTTCCACCCGTTCTACACGGCAAAGGATGGCTGGTTCGTGCTCGCCTTCCTCATGGTCTACGTGGCGGTCACCTTCTTCCTGCCGAACGCGCTGGGTCACCCCGATAACTATATCGAGGCCAACCCGCTCGCGACGCCGGCGCACATCGTCCCCGAATGGTATTTCTGGCCGTTCTACGCGATCCTGCGCGCCTTTACCGTCGACTTCATCCTGCCCGCGAAGCTGTGGGGCGTGCTGGCGATGTTCGCATCGATCCTGCTGCTCTTCTTCCTGCCGTGGCTGGACCGTTCGCCGGTGCGCTCGGGTCACTATCGCCCGCTGTTCAAGGTCTTCTTCATGATCTTCATCGCCGACATCATCCTTCTCGGGATTTGCGGCGTGATGCCGGCCGAACAGCCGTGGGTGTTCCTCAGCCAGATCGGGACGCTCTATTATTTCGCCCACTTCCTCATCATCCTCCCGCTCATCTCGAAGCTGGAGAAGCCGCTGCCGCTGCCGGACTCGATCTCGAAGTCGGTGCTGCATGGCGAGGAAGCGGAAAGCGCGCCCTACGGGCTCGCCAAGGCTTAA
- the petA gene encoding ubiquinol-cytochrome c reductase iron-sulfur subunit — translation MATVEQPDPLLKEDNAGDGNDGVRRRDFLDIAAVSFGVVGVGAVAFPLVNQMAPPADVMALASIEVDLTNIAEGQAIKASWRKQPVFIRNLTQAEIDEANAVDVSGLRDKESLAERTKEGKANWLVTMGVCTHLGCVPTGVVTGENKGDYNGYFCPCHGSHYDTAGRIRKGPAPTNLVVPEFEFLDDSTIRIG, via the coding sequence ATGGCAACGGTCGAACAGCCTGACCCCCTCTTGAAAGAAGACAATGCCGGTGACGGCAATGACGGCGTGCGTCGCCGCGACTTCCTCGACATCGCAGCGGTAAGCTTCGGTGTCGTCGGTGTCGGCGCGGTCGCATTCCCGCTTGTGAACCAGATGGCGCCGCCCGCCGACGTTATGGCGCTGGCCTCGATCGAGGTCGACCTCACCAACATCGCCGAGGGCCAGGCGATCAAGGCGAGCTGGCGCAAGCAGCCGGTCTTCATCCGCAACCTCACGCAGGCCGAAATCGACGAAGCGAATGCCGTCGACGTCAGCGGCCTGCGCGACAAGGAATCGCTGGCCGAGCGGACCAAGGAAGGCAAGGCCAATTGGCTCGTCACCATGGGCGTCTGCACCCACTTGGGCTGCGTGCCGACCGGTGTGGTCACGGGCGAGAATAAGGGCGACTATAACGGCTACTTCTGCCCCTGCCACGGTTCGCATTACGACACTGCTGGCCGCATCCGTAAGGGGCCGGCACCAACCAACCTCGTCGTTCCCGAATTCGAGTTTCTCGACGATTCGACCATCCGCATCGGTTAG
- the hemF gene encoding oxygen-dependent coproporphyrinogen oxidase, which translates to MEALDTQQQAARDWFEDLRTRICNAFEEIEAEAGSDARFDFLPWEREDADGGDGGGGVRGIMKGKVFEKVGVNVSTVGGSFSPEFASQIPGAEEDPRFFATGISLVAHMANPHVPAVHMNTRFLTTTKRWFGGGADLNPAIAYDEDTEAFHARLRAACAAHDPTYYERFKKWADDYFHLPHRGVDRGVGGIFYDRLDAEGDLFDPHFAFTRDVGEAFLDIFPQIVRKRMDSEWTDEDMGKLLDFRGRYVEFNLLYDRGTLFGLKTGGNIDAILMSLPPLARWK; encoded by the coding sequence ATGGAAGCGCTAGACACCCAGCAACAAGCCGCCCGCGACTGGTTCGAAGACCTCCGCACCCGCATCTGCAATGCCTTCGAGGAGATCGAGGCCGAAGCCGGTTCCGATGCCCGCTTCGACTTCCTGCCCTGGGAGCGCGAAGACGCCGACGGCGGCGATGGCGGTGGCGGGGTGCGCGGCATCATGAAGGGCAAGGTCTTCGAGAAGGTCGGCGTCAATGTCTCGACGGTGGGTGGCAGCTTCAGCCCCGAATTCGCTTCGCAAATTCCGGGCGCCGAAGAGGACCCGCGCTTTTTCGCAACGGGCATCAGCCTCGTCGCGCACATGGCCAACCCGCATGTGCCCGCGGTCCACATGAACACCCGGTTCCTCACCACGACCAAGCGCTGGTTCGGCGGGGGCGCCGATCTCAATCCGGCGATCGCCTATGATGAGGACACCGAGGCGTTCCACGCCCGGCTGCGTGCAGCCTGCGCGGCGCATGACCCAACCTACTACGAGCGCTTCAAGAAATGGGCGGACGACTATTTCCACCTGCCCCATCGCGGCGTCGACCGCGGCGTCGGCGGCATCTTCTATGACCGACTCGACGCCGAGGGCGACCTGTTCGACCCTCACTTCGCCTTCACGCGCGATGTCGGCGAGGCCTTCCTCGACATCTTCCCGCAGATTGTCCGCAAGCGGATGGACAGCGAATGGACCGACGAGGATATGGGCAAGCTGCTCGACTTTCGCGGGCGCTATGTCGAATTCAACCTGCTCTATGACCGCGGCACATTGTTCGGCCTCAAGACCGGCGGCAATATCGATGCCATCCTGATGAGCCTGCCACCGCTGGCGCGCTGGAAATAG
- a CDS encoding glycerophosphoryl diester phosphodiesterase membrane domain-containing protein, with the protein MSSLSISKAWDDARPIIARDGRLMFIIALATVVIPQTIMFLVAPEQTQLGMQPGTEIEPAEASGGVLLLSLVAALINIVGSIAISYLALTRGASVGDGLRRGLNRLPVTILLFLLLFIVGFGIAMVLVLALFGASLAEIGDPSTIPTPSAIGVLLFLAFMLAAIWIGVRMMLITPVIAAEDVGPIDILKRTWVLTKGHFWRLFGFIILFAIASIVLMMVVGIIGGLAIALAFGEPEPMTLAALFTGLVGGLAGAVLTVVYSAIIARIYLQLAGMPADPAREDFTA; encoded by the coding sequence ATGAGCAGTCTTTCGATCAGCAAGGCCTGGGACGATGCCCGGCCGATCATCGCGCGCGACGGGCGGTTGATGTTCATCATCGCGCTGGCGACCGTGGTGATTCCGCAGACGATCATGTTTCTCGTGGCGCCCGAACAGACGCAGCTTGGCATGCAGCCTGGCACCGAAATCGAGCCGGCCGAAGCATCGGGCGGTGTTCTCCTGCTCTCGCTGGTCGCAGCCCTGATCAACATCGTCGGCTCGATCGCGATCAGCTACCTTGCGCTGACGCGCGGCGCGAGCGTGGGCGACGGCCTGCGCCGGGGTCTCAATCGCCTGCCGGTCACGATCCTGCTGTTTCTGCTGCTCTTCATCGTCGGCTTCGGCATTGCGATGGTGCTGGTGCTCGCCTTGTTCGGCGCAAGCCTTGCCGAAATCGGCGATCCGTCGACCATTCCGACGCCTTCCGCCATCGGCGTGTTGCTCTTCCTGGCCTTCATGCTGGCGGCCATCTGGATCGGGGTGCGGATGATGCTCATCACCCCTGTGATCGCCGCCGAGGATGTGGGCCCGATCGACATCCTGAAACGCACTTGGGTGCTGACCAAGGGTCACTTCTGGCGCTTGTTCGGTTTCATCATCCTGTTCGCCATCGCCTCCATCGTGCTGATGATGGTGGTCGGGATTATCGGCGGTCTCGCGATTGCGCTTGCCTTCGGCGAGCCCGAGCCGATGACGCTCGCGGCGCTCTTCACCGGCCTCGTTGGCGGCCTCGCAGGGGCGGTGCTGACGGTCGTCTATTCGGCTATCATTGCGCGCATCTACCTGCAGCTTGCAGGCATGCCCGCCGATCCGGCCCGCGAGGACTTTACCGCCTAG
- the lipB gene encoding lipoyl(octanoyl) transferase LipB — MDVEWRISDEPVDYEAALADMTARAAAIAADEAGERVWLLEHPPLFTAGTSADPAELMNPDQFPVFDAGRGGRYTYHGPGQRVGYLNLDLSKRGKDIRCFVHALEGWMIDALAELGVEARREEGRIGIWTGSGDQEAKIGAIGVRVKRWVTLHGFSINVAPDLSHFGGIVPCGIADFGVTSLAHLGLDAGMAELDAALKARFPDFLERLSSACARNG, encoded by the coding sequence ATGGACGTGGAATGGCGAATCTCCGACGAACCTGTCGACTATGAGGCCGCGCTTGCCGACATGACGGCGCGCGCCGCCGCGATTGCTGCCGACGAAGCGGGCGAACGCGTCTGGCTGCTCGAACATCCCCCGCTCTTTACCGCGGGGACCAGCGCCGATCCTGCCGAACTCATGAACCCCGACCAATTTCCAGTCTTCGATGCCGGGCGCGGCGGGCGCTACACCTATCATGGCCCGGGCCAGCGGGTCGGCTACCTCAACCTCGACCTGTCCAAGCGCGGCAAGGACATACGCTGCTTCGTCCATGCGCTCGAAGGCTGGATGATCGATGCCCTGGCCGAGCTCGGCGTCGAAGCGCGGCGCGAGGAAGGCCGGATCGGCATCTGGACCGGCAGCGGCGATCAGGAAGCGAAGATCGGGGCCATCGGCGTGCGCGTGAAGCGCTGGGTCACGCTCCACGGTTTTTCGATCAACGTCGCCCCCGACCTCTCCCATTTCGGCGGCATCGTGCCTTGCGGCATTGCCGATTTCGGTGTCACCAGCCTTGCCCATCTCGGCCTCGATGCCGGTATGGCCGAGCTGGATGCGGCACTAAAGGCACGTTTCCCGGACTTTCTGGAACGTCTCTCTTCCGCTTGCGCGCGAAACGGCTAA